Proteins from a genomic interval of Colletes latitarsis isolate SP2378_abdomen chromosome 12, iyColLati1, whole genome shotgun sequence:
- the LOC143349130 gene encoding uncharacterized protein LOC143349130 has product MFSAKHNVKSTLLYGPAELSKSFMFETAIYWAEEGRRVVYITPAPLESLPAACHDRSNPAPAAFKLMRFMYLENYEALVKRLVELHTFASIPSVLLIDNFDAYVNDYAKSKSMQNVHIGKTCAVILDTMNACSKILKTNVYLCAWSSTAMNNISIYSMYFANVWCLTNEEEGKTILLRKHSHESSTEKCPSYRYHVLQDGTRVLKQIFYESIEN; this is encoded by the exons ATGTTCTCAGCGAAGCATAATGTGAAGTCAACGTTACTTTATGGACCTGCAGAATTAAGCAAATCTTTCATGTTCGAG ACAGCAATTTACTGGGCCGAAGAAGGACGTCGCGTTGTTTATATTACACCAGCCCCGTTGGAGAGCCTGCCGGCGGCCTGTCACGACAGAAGTAATCCAGCACCCGCGGCTTTCAAGCTGATGAGATTTAT GTACTTGGAGAACTACGAGGCTCTCGTAAAGCGACTCGTCGAATTGCACACCTTCGCTAGCATACCTTCCGTACTCTTGATCGACAACTTTGACGCCTATGTTAACGATTATGCGAAAAGCAAGTCGATGCAGAATGTGCACATTGGCAAAACATGTGCGGTGATCCTCGACACGATGAATGCATGCTCGAAAATCTTGAAAACGAAT GTGTACCTGTGCGCGTGGTCCTCCACGGCGATGAATAATATTAGTATTTATTCCATGTACTTTGCCAACGTCTGGTGTCTGACGAACGAAGAGGAAGGCAAAACGATATTATTACGAAAACATTCGCACGAGTCGTCCACTGAAAAGTGTCCCTCGTACAGATACCATGTACTTCAAGATGGCACACGCGTTTTAAAGCAGATCTTTTACGAGAGCATCGAGAATTAA
- the Med23 gene encoding mediator complex subunit 23 isoform X1, translated as MSSETQITNIVNDILKVEAIEEAFSCVLVHHPNSENEKMSTWQTELSSAMSNLSKEQQENAVRQFLSMAAAMTNHRRLQLLLSLLEHLVTSNVLPARLVCECILSCDKLQYQLEDFWVECFVLIRHIIGGVDYKGVREIMKGCKEKAQTIPARLNASVQPQLKALENVIEYIFDRNACLLPGYFIVNEIQKAYPGGKNWPHWKLAKLLSNFVESFRNTAQMVSIVGHSKMLPVVEHTGYADLINPWVLDTTTLKFSLKGNLPYDEKLLKPQTGLLRYVLEQPYSRDMVCSMLGLQKQQKQRCIALEEQLVELVILAMERAENETLPAEGTDGTVANHYVWLHLSSQLIYFVLFSYACFPSIVMAIHDKLAGRDLRKGRDHLMWVLLQFISGSIQRNPLSNFLPVLKLYDLLYPEKEPLPVPDYTQALCTHQMAITCIWIHLLKKAQSEHSNIHRPIPHTLKLHHEFLQHLVMPNTSLCMGSDYRIALLCNAYSTNQEYFGRPMAALVDTILGTQKGQQQQPMQTLQNNAALASGPTTPLSMSILDSLTVHSKMSLIHSIVTHVIKLAQSKSNMALAPALVETYSRLLVYTEIESLGIKGFISQLLPTVFKSHAWGTLYTLLEMFSYRMHHIQPHYRVQLLSHLHSLAAVPQTNQTQLHLCVESTALRLITGLGSAEVQPQLSRFLSEPKTLVSAESEELNRALVLTLARSMHVTGTGSDSHSGTWCKELLNTIMQNTPHSWANHTLQCFPPVLSEFFQQNSVPKENKQQIKKAVEEEYRNWASMSNENDIIAHFSVPGTPPLFLCLLWKMIFETDRISPIAYKILERIGARALSAHLRKFCDYLVFEFANSVGGQHVNKCVDTINDMIWKYNIVTIDRLILCLVLRTHEGSEAQVCFFIIQLLLLKAIEFRNRVQEFVKENSPEHWKQSNWHEKHLAFHRKFPEKFAPEGIMEQTSGGPSQYQSLPVYFGNVCLRFLPVFDIVVHRYLEIPAVSKSLETLLEHLGCLYKFHDRPVTYLYNTLHYYERMLRDRPPLKRRLVSAVLGSLREIRAPGWALSEAYQMYMTRSSDDVVTWMPELDYYIRLVQRIVETMSGTAHFPATDWRFNEFPNPAAHALYVTCVELMAVPVAPNLVANSLLDVVAKGYTVIPSDEIHLWINCVGLLLAALPECYWSALHDRLVETISSPGLANWQYSNLTPFQMFNFNNTHNSLLENKYSYMLALAHSVWHHAGVGQITTMPQFIKEKLQPVVNSEEQLIYASHLIGPTLARFNAERPHCVVELAVSLYEMLEHVDRLQTHLKYMDPVCDLLYHIKYMFVGDMMKNEVECIIRRLRPALQMRLRFIAHINIDEIQSS; from the exons ATGAGCAGCGAAACTCAAATCACGAATATCGTGAACGATATTTTG AAAGTAGAAGCCATAGAAGAAGCATTTAGTTGCGTGCTCGTGCATCATCCAAACAGCGAGAATGAGAAAATGTCAACATGGCAGACCGAGTTATCGTCTGCTATGTCAAACTTGTCCAAAGAGCAGCAAGAAAATGCTGTACGACAATTTTTATCCATGGCGGCAGCTATGACTAATCATAGGCGGTTACAATTGTTATTGTCATTGCTTGAACATTTAGTTACTTCTAACGTCTTGCCAGCAAG ACTTGTGTGCGAGTGTATTCTAAGTTGCGACAAATTACAATATCAGTTAGAAGATTTTTGGGTCGAATGTTTTGTTCTTATTCGACATATTATCGGAGGAGTCGATTATAAGGGTGTTCGAGAAATAATGAAA GGATGTAAAGAAAAAGCACAAACTATACCTGCTAGGTTAAATGCTTCCGTGCAACCACAGTTAAAAGCACTGGAAAATGTAATTGAGTACATTTTTGATAGAAATGCTTGTTTATTACCCGGCTATTTCATTGTGAATGAAATTCAGAAGGCTTACCCTGGTGGTAAAAACTGGCCACATTGG AAACTAGCAAAACTGCTTTCAAACTTTGTCGAGAGTTTCCGCAATACTGCGCAAATGGTGTCTATAGTAGGACATTCGAAAATGTTaccggttgtggaacatactgGATATGCAGATTTGATTAATCCTTGGGTACTTGACACAACAACACTGAAGTTTTCTTTAAAAGGAAATTTGCCCTATGACGAAAAATTACTTAAACCCCAAACTGGGCTACTTAGATATGTTTTAGAACAACCCTACAGTAGGGATATGGTGTGCTCGATGCTTGGTTTACAAAAACAG CAAAAACAACGATGTATAGCTTTAGAGGAGCAATTAGTTGAACTTGTAATTCTGGCTATGGAACGCgcagaaaacgaaactttgccaGCAGAAGGAACAGATGGAACTGTTGCCAATCACTACGTATGGTTGCACCTATCGTCGCAACTTATATATTTTGTACTCTTTTCGTATGCTTGTTTTCCAAGTATTGTAATGGCAATACACGATAAATTAGCAGGCAGAGACTTAAGGAAAGGGAGAGATCACTTAATGTGGGTCttattacaatttatttctGGAAGTATTCAAAGAAACCCGCTATCAAATTTCTTGCCAGTATTAAAATTGTACGATCTTCTTTATCCAGAGAAGGAACCTTTACCTGTTCCGGATTATACTCAAGCATTATGCACTCATCAAATGGCTATCACATGTATATGGATACATTTGTTGAAAAAAGCTCAATCTGAGCATTCGAATATCCATAGGCCGATACCTCATACTTTGAAACTTCATCATGAATTTTTGCAACATTTAGTAATGCCCAATACTTCTCTTTGTATGGGTTCAGACTATCGCATTGCTTTATTATGTAATGCGTATTCGACGAATCAGGAATATTTTGGTAGACCAATGGCAGCTTTAGTCGATACTATTCTTGGTACGCAAAAGGGTCAGCAGCAACAACCGATGCAGACTTTACAAAATAACGCAGCCCTCGCGAGTGGCCCGACGACACCGTTGTCTATGTCGATTCTGGATTCGTTAACAGTCCATTCGAAGATGAGTCTAATACACAGTATTGTTACCCACGTCATCAAGTTGGCGCAATCTAAAAGTAACATGGCATTGGCGCCTGCGTTAGTTGAAACGTACAGTAGACTACTGGTGTACACTGAGATCGAAAGTCTCGGTATCAAAGGTTTCATCAGCCAGTTACTTCCAACGGTTTTCAAGTCCCATGCATGGGGAACATTGTACACGCTCTTAGAAATGTTCAGTTATAGAATGCACCATATACAACCACATTATAGAGTTCAGCTTTTGTCGCATCTGCACAGCCTCGCAGCCGTGCCGCAAACTAATCAGACACAGCTTCATCTGTGCGTTGAAAGTACGGCTCTTCGTCTAATTACTGGTCTGGGGTCTGCTGAAGTTCAGCCACAGTTATCGAGATTTCTATCAGAACCGAAGACTCTTGTATCCGCAGAATCTGAAGAGTTGAACAGAGCTTTGGTGTTAACATTGGCACGATCTATGCACGTGACAGGAACAGGATCAGATAGCCATAGCGGTACATGGTGCAAGGAATTGTTGAATACGATAATGCAAAATACACCGCACTCGTGGGCGAATCATACTCTTCAATGTTTTCCTCCTGTACTGAGTGAATTCTTCCAACAAAATAGCGTACCaaaagaaaacaagcagcaaatAAAgaaggcggtggaggaggaataTCGAAATTGGGCTTCCATGAGCAATGAAAATGATATAATAGCACATTTCTCTGTACCTGGAACACCGCCCCTTTTTCTATGTCTTTTATGGAAAATGATTTTTGAAACTGATCGTATCAGCCCAATTGCGTACAAGATTTTAGAGAGGATCGGAGCACGAGCGCTGTCGGCTCATCTTCGAAAGTTCTGTGATTATCTTGTATTTGAATTTGCTAACAGCGTAGGTGGACAGCACGTAAACAAATGTGTAGATACGATTAACGACATGATATGGAAGTACAACATAGTGACCATCGACAGACTGATCCTTTGTTTAGTATTGAGAACCCACGAAGGTAGCGAGGCTCAAGTATGTTTCTTTATCATTCAATTACTTTTGCTCAAAGCTATTGAATTTAGAAATAGAGTCCAGGAGTTTGTTAAAGAAAACTCTCCCGAGCATTGGAAACAATCGAATTGGCACGAGAAGCATCTTGCGTTTCATAGAAAGTTTCCTGAGAAGTTTGCGCCCGAAGGTATTATGGAACAAACTAGCGGAGGGCCCAGTCAATATCAAAGTTTACCCGTTTACTTTGGAAACGTTTGCCTACGATTCTTACCAGTTTTTGATATTGTTGTACATAGGTATTTAGAAATTCCAGCGGTGTCGAAAAGTTTAGAAACATTGCTGGAACATTTAGGATGTTTATACAAATTTCATG ATCGACCTGTAACGTATCTTTACAATACATTGCATTACTATGAACGTATGTTGAGGGACAGGCCGCCTCTAAAACGACGCTTAGTGTCCGCCGTTTTAGGTTCACTGAGAGAAATCAGAGCACCAGGATGGGCACTTTCAGAAGCTTATCAAATGTATATGACACGGTCATCCGACGATGTTGTCACGTGGATGCCAGAATTGGATTATTACATTCGTTTGGTACAGAGAATAGTAGAAA CAATGTCGGGTACTGCTCATTTCCCTGCTACCGATTGGAGGTTCAATGAATTTCCAAATCCTGCTGCACATGCACTGTACGTTACATGCGTTGAACTTATGGCTGTTCCCGTTGCTCCTAATTTGGTTGCTAACTCGCTGTTGGATGTGGTTGCAAAAGG GTATACGGTGATACCATCGGACGAAATTCATTTATGGATAAATTGTGTGGGCCTGCTGCTAGCTGCTTTGCCAGAATGTTACTGGTCTGCGCTTCATGATCGGCTAGTAGAAACTATCAGTAGTCCAGGATTAGCCAATTGGCAGTACAGTAATTTAACTCCATTCCAAATGTTCAATTTCAATAATACCCATAATAGTCTGCTGGAAAACAAATATAGTTACATGTTGGCGTTGGCGCATTCCGTATGGCACCACGCTGGCGTTGGACAAATAACTACCATGCCTCA gTTTATCAAAGAGAAACTTCAACCGGTTGTGAACAGCGAAGAACAATTAATATATGCTTCTCATTTAATCGGTCCCACTTTGGCAAGATTCAATGCTGAACGACCACATTGTGTCGTAGAATTAGCAGTCTCTTTATACGAAATGCTTGAACACGTAGACCGTCTTCAGACCCATTTGAAATACATGGATCCAGTTTGTGATTTATT gtatcatataaaatatatgtTTGTCGGCGATATGATGAAAAACGAAGTCGAATGTATTATACGAAGATTGAGACCGGCTTTGCAAATGAGACTACGGTTTATTGCACATATAAACATAGACGAAATTCAGTCTTCCTGA
- the Med23 gene encoding mediator complex subunit 23 isoform X2, whose translation MVSIVGHSKMLPVVEHTGYADLINPWVLDTTTLKFSLKGNLPYDEKLLKPQTGLLRYVLEQPYSRDMVCSMLGLQKQQKQRCIALEEQLVELVILAMERAENETLPAEGTDGTVANHYVWLHLSSQLIYFVLFSYACFPSIVMAIHDKLAGRDLRKGRDHLMWVLLQFISGSIQRNPLSNFLPVLKLYDLLYPEKEPLPVPDYTQALCTHQMAITCIWIHLLKKAQSEHSNIHRPIPHTLKLHHEFLQHLVMPNTSLCMGSDYRIALLCNAYSTNQEYFGRPMAALVDTILGTQKGQQQQPMQTLQNNAALASGPTTPLSMSILDSLTVHSKMSLIHSIVTHVIKLAQSKSNMALAPALVETYSRLLVYTEIESLGIKGFISQLLPTVFKSHAWGTLYTLLEMFSYRMHHIQPHYRVQLLSHLHSLAAVPQTNQTQLHLCVESTALRLITGLGSAEVQPQLSRFLSEPKTLVSAESEELNRALVLTLARSMHVTGTGSDSHSGTWCKELLNTIMQNTPHSWANHTLQCFPPVLSEFFQQNSVPKENKQQIKKAVEEEYRNWASMSNENDIIAHFSVPGTPPLFLCLLWKMIFETDRISPIAYKILERIGARALSAHLRKFCDYLVFEFANSVGGQHVNKCVDTINDMIWKYNIVTIDRLILCLVLRTHEGSEAQVCFFIIQLLLLKAIEFRNRVQEFVKENSPEHWKQSNWHEKHLAFHRKFPEKFAPEGIMEQTSGGPSQYQSLPVYFGNVCLRFLPVFDIVVHRYLEIPAVSKSLETLLEHLGCLYKFHDRPVTYLYNTLHYYERMLRDRPPLKRRLVSAVLGSLREIRAPGWALSEAYQMYMTRSSDDVVTWMPELDYYIRLVQRIVETMSGTAHFPATDWRFNEFPNPAAHALYVTCVELMAVPVAPNLVANSLLDVVAKGYTVIPSDEIHLWINCVGLLLAALPECYWSALHDRLVETISSPGLANWQYSNLTPFQMFNFNNTHNSLLENKYSYMLALAHSVWHHAGVGQITTMPQFIKEKLQPVVNSEEQLIYASHLIGPTLARFNAERPHCVVELAVSLYEMLEHVDRLQTHLKYMDPVCDLLYHIKYMFVGDMMKNEVECIIRRLRPALQMRLRFIAHINIDEIQSS comes from the exons ATGGTGTCTATAGTAGGACATTCGAAAATGTTaccggttgtggaacatactgGATATGCAGATTTGATTAATCCTTGGGTACTTGACACAACAACACTGAAGTTTTCTTTAAAAGGAAATTTGCCCTATGACGAAAAATTACTTAAACCCCAAACTGGGCTACTTAGATATGTTTTAGAACAACCCTACAGTAGGGATATGGTGTGCTCGATGCTTGGTTTACAAAAACAG CAAAAACAACGATGTATAGCTTTAGAGGAGCAATTAGTTGAACTTGTAATTCTGGCTATGGAACGCgcagaaaacgaaactttgccaGCAGAAGGAACAGATGGAACTGTTGCCAATCACTACGTATGGTTGCACCTATCGTCGCAACTTATATATTTTGTACTCTTTTCGTATGCTTGTTTTCCAAGTATTGTAATGGCAATACACGATAAATTAGCAGGCAGAGACTTAAGGAAAGGGAGAGATCACTTAATGTGGGTCttattacaatttatttctGGAAGTATTCAAAGAAACCCGCTATCAAATTTCTTGCCAGTATTAAAATTGTACGATCTTCTTTATCCAGAGAAGGAACCTTTACCTGTTCCGGATTATACTCAAGCATTATGCACTCATCAAATGGCTATCACATGTATATGGATACATTTGTTGAAAAAAGCTCAATCTGAGCATTCGAATATCCATAGGCCGATACCTCATACTTTGAAACTTCATCATGAATTTTTGCAACATTTAGTAATGCCCAATACTTCTCTTTGTATGGGTTCAGACTATCGCATTGCTTTATTATGTAATGCGTATTCGACGAATCAGGAATATTTTGGTAGACCAATGGCAGCTTTAGTCGATACTATTCTTGGTACGCAAAAGGGTCAGCAGCAACAACCGATGCAGACTTTACAAAATAACGCAGCCCTCGCGAGTGGCCCGACGACACCGTTGTCTATGTCGATTCTGGATTCGTTAACAGTCCATTCGAAGATGAGTCTAATACACAGTATTGTTACCCACGTCATCAAGTTGGCGCAATCTAAAAGTAACATGGCATTGGCGCCTGCGTTAGTTGAAACGTACAGTAGACTACTGGTGTACACTGAGATCGAAAGTCTCGGTATCAAAGGTTTCATCAGCCAGTTACTTCCAACGGTTTTCAAGTCCCATGCATGGGGAACATTGTACACGCTCTTAGAAATGTTCAGTTATAGAATGCACCATATACAACCACATTATAGAGTTCAGCTTTTGTCGCATCTGCACAGCCTCGCAGCCGTGCCGCAAACTAATCAGACACAGCTTCATCTGTGCGTTGAAAGTACGGCTCTTCGTCTAATTACTGGTCTGGGGTCTGCTGAAGTTCAGCCACAGTTATCGAGATTTCTATCAGAACCGAAGACTCTTGTATCCGCAGAATCTGAAGAGTTGAACAGAGCTTTGGTGTTAACATTGGCACGATCTATGCACGTGACAGGAACAGGATCAGATAGCCATAGCGGTACATGGTGCAAGGAATTGTTGAATACGATAATGCAAAATACACCGCACTCGTGGGCGAATCATACTCTTCAATGTTTTCCTCCTGTACTGAGTGAATTCTTCCAACAAAATAGCGTACCaaaagaaaacaagcagcaaatAAAgaaggcggtggaggaggaataTCGAAATTGGGCTTCCATGAGCAATGAAAATGATATAATAGCACATTTCTCTGTACCTGGAACACCGCCCCTTTTTCTATGTCTTTTATGGAAAATGATTTTTGAAACTGATCGTATCAGCCCAATTGCGTACAAGATTTTAGAGAGGATCGGAGCACGAGCGCTGTCGGCTCATCTTCGAAAGTTCTGTGATTATCTTGTATTTGAATTTGCTAACAGCGTAGGTGGACAGCACGTAAACAAATGTGTAGATACGATTAACGACATGATATGGAAGTACAACATAGTGACCATCGACAGACTGATCCTTTGTTTAGTATTGAGAACCCACGAAGGTAGCGAGGCTCAAGTATGTTTCTTTATCATTCAATTACTTTTGCTCAAAGCTATTGAATTTAGAAATAGAGTCCAGGAGTTTGTTAAAGAAAACTCTCCCGAGCATTGGAAACAATCGAATTGGCACGAGAAGCATCTTGCGTTTCATAGAAAGTTTCCTGAGAAGTTTGCGCCCGAAGGTATTATGGAACAAACTAGCGGAGGGCCCAGTCAATATCAAAGTTTACCCGTTTACTTTGGAAACGTTTGCCTACGATTCTTACCAGTTTTTGATATTGTTGTACATAGGTATTTAGAAATTCCAGCGGTGTCGAAAAGTTTAGAAACATTGCTGGAACATTTAGGATGTTTATACAAATTTCATG ATCGACCTGTAACGTATCTTTACAATACATTGCATTACTATGAACGTATGTTGAGGGACAGGCCGCCTCTAAAACGACGCTTAGTGTCCGCCGTTTTAGGTTCACTGAGAGAAATCAGAGCACCAGGATGGGCACTTTCAGAAGCTTATCAAATGTATATGACACGGTCATCCGACGATGTTGTCACGTGGATGCCAGAATTGGATTATTACATTCGTTTGGTACAGAGAATAGTAGAAA CAATGTCGGGTACTGCTCATTTCCCTGCTACCGATTGGAGGTTCAATGAATTTCCAAATCCTGCTGCACATGCACTGTACGTTACATGCGTTGAACTTATGGCTGTTCCCGTTGCTCCTAATTTGGTTGCTAACTCGCTGTTGGATGTGGTTGCAAAAGG GTATACGGTGATACCATCGGACGAAATTCATTTATGGATAAATTGTGTGGGCCTGCTGCTAGCTGCTTTGCCAGAATGTTACTGGTCTGCGCTTCATGATCGGCTAGTAGAAACTATCAGTAGTCCAGGATTAGCCAATTGGCAGTACAGTAATTTAACTCCATTCCAAATGTTCAATTTCAATAATACCCATAATAGTCTGCTGGAAAACAAATATAGTTACATGTTGGCGTTGGCGCATTCCGTATGGCACCACGCTGGCGTTGGACAAATAACTACCATGCCTCA gTTTATCAAAGAGAAACTTCAACCGGTTGTGAACAGCGAAGAACAATTAATATATGCTTCTCATTTAATCGGTCCCACTTTGGCAAGATTCAATGCTGAACGACCACATTGTGTCGTAGAATTAGCAGTCTCTTTATACGAAATGCTTGAACACGTAGACCGTCTTCAGACCCATTTGAAATACATGGATCCAGTTTGTGATTTATT gtatcatataaaatatatgtTTGTCGGCGATATGATGAAAAACGAAGTCGAATGTATTATACGAAGATTGAGACCGGCTTTGCAAATGAGACTACGGTTTATTGCACATATAAACATAGACGAAATTCAGTCTTCCTGA
- the LOC143349119 gene encoding uncharacterized protein LOC143349119 — MGRRSINTTKSGKYMNPTDQARKEARKKELKKNKKQRQLVRAAVLKGKDPAQIIEEMEKIDQMEYNVMQPPPLNEKVLKDKRKKLKETLDRVLKMYAKDDQEKWSELKEQLIQYERRRIDLVSYFEAVRHAQQVQVDEIPLPSAGNDISRMYSGSLTSQIPLPDMPQPPAHMYPPHPHYIPQHHPLMNIPIPPSILKKTSAYASSPAVPTLAPNKEPPGVPPFPPPDLSSDDEDVSEKVKEPTTKSRTIRFADDKEDNKQELDSKEKETDKDKERDMSKVKPTTLQQKMLAMAGQDIDQFMREMEVVHKKRETERAQDLNARLSLLEAENETNSKSSNKSNANKTEEEDLEPPGASDHSSNHNQHTSSHSHSQHTQPHTMPPMGLPPHPLMYRPPPPPLHLRMPPPPPPRIGLRLPPGPPPGMPRMLRPGPPSMPRMPPPQMQMPNLSNMTNIGNPQMQTQSGTGSQPKTPNVLSAAPQLINRKDKDGKSTTTIEAKPQIRNLAADVTRFLPTSLRVKRDDKKKPSTLFRLVERIPEAQPLRTPQPKTKDDAYMQFMQEMEGLL, encoded by the exons ATGGGTCGCCGTTCAATAAATACCACGAAAAGTGGGAAATATATGAATCCCACTGATCAAGCAC GTAAAGAAGCACGTAAAAAGGAGttaaagaaaaataagaaacagAGACAATTAGTGAGAGCAGCTGTTTTAAAGGGCAAAGATCCTGCTCAAATTATCGAAGAAATGGAAAAGATAGACCAAATGG AATACAATGTCATGCAACCTCCGCCTCTTAACGAGAAAGTATTAAAAGATAAAAGGAAAAAGCTAAAGGAGACTTTAGATCGTGTGTTAAAAATGTAT GCGAAAGACGATCAAGAAAAATGGTCGGAGCTAAAAGAACAACTGATACAATACGAACGCAGAAGGATAGATTTAGTTTCTTATTTCGAAGCTGTGCGGCATGCTCAACAAGTACAAGTCGATGAAATTCCATTACCTTCGGCTGGTAATGATATATCCAGAATGTATTCAG GTTCTTTAACATCGCAAATACCTTTGCCGGATATGCCACAACCACCGGCACACATGTATCCTCCTCATCCACATTATATACCACAACATCATCCACTTATGAACATACCGATACCACCAAGTATTTTGAAAAAAACAAGTGCATATGCATCATCCCCTGCCGTACCTACGTTAGCACCTAATAAAGAACCACCCGGTGTACCACCTTTCCCTCCTCCAGACTTGTCCAGCGACGATGAAGATGTGTCTGAAAAG GTTAAAGAACCAACAACAAAATCAAGGACAATCCGATTCGCAGACGATAAAGAAGATAACAAGCAAGAATTAGACAGTAAGGAAAAGGAGACAGACAAGGACAAGGAAAGAGACATGTCGAAAGTAAAGCCAACTACATTGCAACAGAAAATGTTGGCTATGGCGGGACAAGACATTGATCAGTTTATGCGTGAAATGGAAGTAGTCCATAAGAAACGTGAAACTGAACGTGCTCAAGACCTGAATGCTCGGTTATCGTTGCTCGAAGCAGAAAACGAAACCAACTCGAAATCTAGTAATAAATCTAATGCCAATAAAACGGAAGAAGAAGATCTTGAGCCCCCGGGAGCATCGGATCACTCTTCGAATCACAATCAACATACATCATCGCACTCTCATTCTCAACATACGCAGCCTCATACAATGCCTCCTATGGGATTACCACCTCATCCTTTAATGTACAGACCACCACCACCTCCGTTGCATTTGAGAATGCCACCTCCACCACCGCCTCGTATTGGACTTCGATTGCCACCTG GTCCGCCACCTGGAATGCCAAGAATGTTACGGCCTGGACCACCAAGTATGCCTAGAATGCCACCACCGCAAATGCAAATGCCGAATTTGTCAAATATGACGAATATAGGGAATCCTCAAATGCAGACGCAATCTGGAACAGGGTCACAGCCCAAAACGCCCAATGTTCTCTCTGCTGCTCCACAGTTAATTAATAGGAAAGACAAAGATGGGAAGAGTACCACAACTATCGAAGCAAAACCACAGATTAGAAACTTAGCTGCCGATGTTACGAGATTTTTACCTACTTCCCTTCGCGTGAAAAGGGACGATAAGAAGAAACCAAGTACATTGTTTAGACTTGTTGAGAGAATACCGGAAGCACAACCATTACGAACGCCTCAACCTAAAACTAAAGATGACGCGTACATGCAGTTTATGCAAGAAATGGAAGGATTACTTTAA